The nucleotide window TTCCACGGTCTCGCCGACGCGGCACCGGACGACCGTCCCCACGCGGCCATCCTGCAGGCCGCGGGCAAGACCTTCTGCGCGGGCGGCGACCTGAACGACATGCGCCGCCTGGGCCAGACGGACTTCGACGCGAACCTCGCGTCCGCCCGCGAACTGGGCGAGATGTTCCGGGCGGTGCGTCTGAGCCCCGTGCCGGTGGTGGCGCGGGTGCAGGGCGGCGCCTTCGGGGGCGGCGTGGGCCTGGTCTGCGCCTGCGACATCGTCGTCGCCGACGACAACGCCTTCTTCGCCCTGACCGAGGCGCGCCTGGGCCTGGTGGCCGGCGTGATCTCGCCCCTGGTGGTCGGTCGCATCGGCCTGTCGCGCGCGCGGACCCTCTGCCTGCTGGGCGACAAGTTCGACGCCCGCGCAGCACACCGCATCGGCCTGGTGGACGTTCTGGCGGGGGACGAAGGGCTCGACGCAGCCGTGATCACCACCGTCCGTTCCCTGCTCGCGGGCGGGCCCCGGGCCCTCGGCAAGGTCAAGGAACTGGTCGAGGGGACCGCCGCCCTGGATTTCAAGGAGAGTCTCGAGTTCACCGCGCGCATGATCGCCGAGGCCCGCACCTCGCCCGAGGCCCAGGCCGCCCTGGAAGCCTTCTTCGCCAAGCGCCCCGCGCCCTGGGCCCGAGATCTGGAGGACTGGAAACCGTGAGCCGCACCTTCGAGAAGATCCTCGTCGCCAACCGCGGCGAGATCGCCTGCCGGGTCATGCGCACCTGCCGCGAGATGGGCGTCAGGACCGTCGCCGTGGCCTCCGAGGCGGATCGCCACGCGCCCCACGC belongs to bacterium and includes:
- a CDS encoding enoyl-CoA hydratase/isomerase family protein, whose amino-acid sequence is MPKILTDHRGPVLTVTLDRPDAHNAFDHEMVLALRDVFHGLADAAPDDRPHAAILQAAGKTFCAGGDLNDMRRLGQTDFDANLASARELGEMFRAVRLSPVPVVARVQGGAFGGGVGLVCACDIVVADDNAFFALTEARLGLVAGVISPLVVGRIGLSRARTLCLLGDKFDARAAHRIGLVDVLAGDEGLDAAVITTVRSLLAGGPRALGKVKELVEGTAALDFKESLEFTARMIAEARTSPEAQAALEAFFAKRPAPWARDLEDWKP